The following coding sequences lie in one Nocardioides sambongensis genomic window:
- a CDS encoding vWA domain-containing protein, protein MADLTRFKRYDGGDPLAPPVDIAEALDAIGEDVMAGYSPERAMQEFLRRGGQDQAGLDDLARRVAERRRELLAQHNLDGTLNEVKELLDRAVLAERQQLARDPMMDEGDRAFREMRMQNLPDSPAAAVTELGDYDWTSAEAREAFEQIKDLLGREMLDQRFAGMKNALENATDGDRAAINAMLSDLNDLLEKRAAGTDTPEDFAEFMAKHGQHFPEDPRDLDELLDTLAERSAAAQRMLNSMSPEQRQELMELSAQAFGSPALMEQLDRLDQNLMGLRPGEDWNGSQQFGDGDQGLGLGDGTGVLQDLADLDALADQLSQSYGGARLDDVDLDKLARQLGDQASVDARKLQELERALRQSGAMERGFDGELRLTPKAMRQLGKALLRDVAERMSGRQGQRDLRRAGAAGDLSGATRSWEFGDTEPWDIPRTMVNGMIRRAGDPTGPRLSVEDIEVAETEARTQAAVALCVDTSFSMAMDGRWVPMKQTALALHTLIGSRFRGDDLELIGFGRHAETMRIEQLTALDARWAKGTNLHHALLLANRHFRKHPNAQPVLLIVTDGEPTSHLEPDGQVYFDYPPHPMTIALAVRELDNARRLGAQTTFFRLGEDPGLARFIEQMARRVDGSVIAPEADDLGAAVVGSYLGSRGRGRPGGSGGAGGGPGSYGDWFGGRGFWVG, encoded by the coding sequence ATGGCGGACCTGACCCGCTTCAAGCGGTACGACGGGGGCGACCCCCTCGCGCCGCCGGTCGACATCGCCGAGGCGCTCGACGCGATCGGCGAGGACGTGATGGCCGGCTACAGCCCGGAGCGGGCGATGCAGGAGTTCCTGCGTCGTGGCGGCCAGGACCAGGCAGGTCTGGACGACCTCGCCCGCCGGGTCGCCGAGCGGCGCCGGGAGCTGCTCGCCCAGCACAACCTCGACGGCACCCTCAACGAGGTCAAGGAGCTGCTCGACCGCGCGGTGCTCGCCGAGCGCCAGCAGCTCGCCCGCGACCCGATGATGGACGAGGGGGACCGTGCGTTCCGGGAGATGCGGATGCAGAACCTCCCGGACTCCCCGGCGGCGGCCGTCACCGAGCTGGGTGACTACGACTGGACCTCCGCGGAGGCCCGGGAGGCCTTCGAGCAGATCAAGGACCTGCTCGGACGGGAGATGCTCGACCAGCGCTTCGCGGGGATGAAGAACGCCCTGGAGAACGCCACCGACGGCGACCGGGCCGCGATCAACGCGATGCTCTCCGACCTCAACGACCTGCTGGAGAAGCGGGCCGCGGGCACTGACACCCCCGAGGACTTCGCGGAGTTCATGGCCAAGCACGGCCAGCACTTCCCCGAGGACCCCCGCGACCTGGACGAGTTGTTGGACACCCTCGCCGAGCGCTCCGCGGCCGCTCAGCGGATGCTCAACTCGATGAGCCCCGAGCAGCGCCAGGAGCTGATGGAGCTCTCCGCGCAGGCGTTCGGCTCGCCGGCGCTGATGGAGCAGCTCGACCGGCTCGACCAGAACCTGATGGGCCTGCGGCCCGGCGAGGACTGGAACGGTTCCCAGCAGTTCGGCGACGGCGACCAGGGACTCGGGCTGGGTGACGGCACCGGAGTGCTGCAGGACCTCGCCGACCTGGACGCGCTCGCCGACCAGCTCTCCCAGTCCTACGGCGGCGCTCGGCTCGACGACGTCGACCTGGACAAGCTGGCCCGACAGCTGGGCGACCAGGCCTCCGTCGACGCCCGCAAGCTGCAGGAGCTGGAGCGGGCGCTGCGGCAGTCCGGGGCGATGGAACGGGGCTTCGACGGCGAGCTGCGGCTGACCCCCAAGGCGATGCGCCAGCTCGGCAAGGCGCTGCTGCGCGACGTCGCCGAGCGGATGTCGGGCCGTCAGGGCCAGCGCGACCTGCGCCGCGCCGGCGCCGCCGGTGACCTCTCCGGCGCCACCCGGTCCTGGGAGTTCGGCGACACCGAGCCGTGGGACATCCCGCGCACCATGGTGAACGGGATGATCCGCCGTGCCGGCGACCCGACGGGCCCGCGGCTGTCGGTGGAGGACATCGAGGTCGCCGAGACCGAGGCGCGCACCCAGGCGGCGGTGGCGCTCTGCGTGGACACCAGCTTCTCGATGGCGATGGACGGTCGCTGGGTGCCGATGAAGCAGACGGCCCTGGCGCTGCACACCCTGATCGGCAGCCGGTTCCGGGGCGACGACCTGGAGCTGATCGGCTTCGGCCGTCATGCGGAGACGATGCGGATCGAGCAGCTGACCGCGCTGGACGCCCGGTGGGCCAAGGGCACGAACCTGCACCATGCGCTCCTCCTCGCCAACCGTCACTTCCGCAAGCACCCCAACGCCCAGCCGGTGCTGCTGATCGTCACCGACGGCGAGCCGACCTCGCACCTGGAGCCGGACGGCCAGGTCTACTTCGACTACCCGCCGCACCCGATGACGATCGCGCTGGCGGTCCGCGAGCTCGACAACGCGCGGCGGCTCGGGGCACAGACCACCTTCTTCCGTCTCGGCGAGGATCCGGGGCTGGCCCGGTTCATCGAGCAGATGGCGCGCCGGGTCGACGGATCGGTGATCGCGCCGGAGGCCGACGACCTCGGCGCCGCCGTGGTCGGCTCCTACCTCGGCTCCCGGGGACGCGGCCGCCCGGGTGGCTCCGGAGGTGCCGGAGGCGGCCCCGGCAGCTACGGCGACTGGTTCGGCGGACGGGGTTTCTGGGTGGGCTGA
- a CDS encoding pyridoxamine 5'-phosphate oxidase family protein has protein sequence MTGTVELDRDECARRLGLRAHARVAVTTPSGPHQIPVTHLVDGTSLAFATTPYSVLGTYGRDAMVALEVDDVDETTRSGWSVVVRGRAHPVTDASAVARIRSLGLQPWAGGSRPSSCGSCSRSVS, from the coding sequence ATGACCGGCACCGTCGAGCTGGACCGGGACGAGTGCGCCCGTCGTCTCGGCCTGCGGGCCCATGCCCGGGTCGCGGTCACCACGCCGTCCGGCCCGCACCAGATCCCGGTCACCCACCTGGTCGACGGGACCTCGCTCGCCTTCGCCACCACGCCCTACTCGGTGCTCGGCACCTACGGCCGGGACGCGATGGTGGCGCTGGAGGTCGACGACGTGGACGAGACCACCCGCTCCGGGTGGAGCGTGGTGGTCCGCGGGCGAGCGCACCCGGTCACCGACGCCTCCGCCGTCGCCCGGATCCGGTCCCTGGGCCTGCAGCCGTGGGCCGGCGGCTCCCGCCCCTCTTCCTGCGGCTCCTGCTCGAGGAGTGTGAGCTGA
- a CDS encoding ABC1 kinase family protein encodes MADLPRKAAARTARLAALPLGYAGRTALGFGKRLGGAPAEAVMSEVQQRTAEQLFRTLGELKGGAMKFGQALSVLESALPEELAAPYRAQLTRLQDSAPPMPTQTVRDILTADLGADWKRRLVWLDGAPTAAASIGQVHEGRWRDPDDPSGTERRVAVKVQYPEAGDALQSDLRTLARAARAIGPLVPGLDVKPLVEEVQARAREELDYDLEAQAQRTFAAAFADDPDIVVPDVVAVGPRVLITEWLDSATSLATVIATGSPAERDHYGQLFARFLFSGPARTGLLHADPHPGNFRIIPAEDGSPGRLGVLDYGAVARLPQHGLPSSMGRLISLCADGDGDALLDGLREEGFLKDRIRVDPQLLRDYLAPFVEPTLTERFRFSREWMREQFQRLNDPRDPAYAITVKLNLPPQYLLIHRTWLGGVGVLSQLEAEAPFRALMTEFLPGFSPPE; translated from the coding sequence ATGGCGGACCTCCCCCGCAAGGCGGCAGCGCGGACGGCCAGACTGGCCGCGCTGCCGCTCGGCTATGCCGGCAGGACCGCCCTCGGGTTCGGCAAGCGTCTGGGCGGTGCACCCGCCGAGGCGGTGATGAGCGAGGTCCAGCAGCGGACCGCCGAGCAGCTCTTCCGCACACTCGGCGAGCTGAAGGGCGGCGCGATGAAGTTCGGGCAGGCCCTCTCGGTGCTGGAGTCCGCGCTGCCCGAGGAGCTCGCCGCCCCCTACCGCGCGCAGCTCACCCGCCTGCAGGACTCGGCGCCGCCGATGCCCACCCAGACGGTGCGTGACATCCTCACCGCCGACCTCGGCGCGGACTGGAAGCGACGACTGGTCTGGCTGGACGGCGCACCGACCGCGGCGGCGTCGATCGGGCAGGTCCACGAGGGCCGGTGGCGCGACCCCGACGACCCGAGCGGGACCGAGCGGCGGGTGGCGGTGAAGGTGCAGTATCCGGAGGCCGGCGACGCCCTCCAGTCCGACCTGCGCACGCTGGCCCGTGCCGCCCGGGCGATCGGTCCTCTGGTGCCCGGCCTGGACGTCAAGCCGCTGGTCGAGGAGGTGCAGGCCCGCGCGCGCGAGGAGCTCGACTACGACCTCGAGGCGCAGGCCCAGCGGACGTTCGCCGCCGCGTTCGCCGACGACCCCGACATCGTGGTGCCCGACGTGGTGGCCGTCGGACCGCGGGTGCTGATCACCGAGTGGCTCGACTCCGCCACTTCGCTGGCGACCGTGATCGCCACCGGCAGCCCTGCCGAGCGGGACCACTACGGGCAGCTCTTCGCCCGGTTCCTCTTCTCCGGCCCGGCCCGCACCGGCTTGCTCCACGCCGACCCCCACCCCGGCAACTTCCGGATCATCCCCGCCGAGGACGGGTCGCCCGGGCGGCTCGGCGTGCTCGACTACGGTGCGGTCGCCCGGCTCCCGCAGCACGGTCTGCCGTCGTCGATGGGCCGGCTGATCTCGCTCTGCGCGGACGGGGACGGCGACGCACTGCTCGACGGCCTGCGCGAGGAGGGCTTCCTCAAGGACCGGATCCGGGTCGACCCGCAACTGCTGCGCGACTATCTGGCCCCCTTCGTCGAGCCGACGCTGACCGAGCGGTTCCGGTTCTCCCGGGAGTGGATGCGCGAGCAGTTCCAGCGGCTCAACGACCCCCGCGACCCGGCCTACGCGATCACCGTCAAGCTCAACCTGCCGCCGCAGTACCTGCTCATCCACCGCACCTGGCTCGGCGGCGTCGGCGTGCTCAGCCAGCTCGAGGCCGAGGCGCCGTTCCGAGCCCTGATGACCGAGTTCCTCCCGGGGTTCAGCCCTCCGGAGTGA
- a CDS encoding GNAT family N-acetyltransferase: MVLEEDGRILGSARMGPNRPARGSHIGTASFMVDEAARGAGVGRRLGEHVIGWHRAHGFAGIQFNAVVETNTGAVRLWQRLGFEIVGTVPGAFDSRRHGRVGLHVMYLDLTPEG, encoded by the coding sequence GTGGTGCTGGAGGAGGACGGCCGGATCCTGGGCAGCGCCAGGATGGGTCCCAACCGGCCGGCCCGCGGGTCCCACATCGGCACCGCCTCGTTCATGGTCGACGAGGCCGCCCGCGGCGCGGGTGTGGGCCGCCGCCTCGGCGAGCACGTGATCGGGTGGCACCGCGCGCACGGCTTCGCGGGCATCCAGTTCAACGCGGTGGTGGAGACCAACACCGGCGCCGTACGGCTGTGGCAGCGGCTCGGCTTCGAGATCGTCGGCACGGTGCCCGGCGCCTTCGACTCCCGCCGCCACGGCCGGGTGGGCCTGCACGTGATGTACCTGGACCTCACTCCGGAGGGCTGA
- a CDS encoding DinB family protein gives MSVPRTEPPRAADETTMLRAFLDYHRATLLRQAEGLDAEQLGRSLPPSTMTLGGMLKHLAFVEDWWFNVTLLGDEPAPPWDTVDWEADGDWDWHSAAHDTPDGLRTLLAGAIARSEEILGDRPDLERVAVRHRPGRSPVTLRWILVHMIEEYARHCGHADLIRESVDGATDL, from the coding sequence ATGAGCGTGCCGCGGACCGAACCGCCGCGGGCGGCGGACGAGACCACGATGCTGCGCGCCTTCCTGGACTACCACCGCGCCACCCTGCTCCGTCAGGCGGAGGGCCTCGACGCCGAGCAGCTCGGCCGGTCGCTGCCGCCGAGCACGATGACCCTGGGCGGCATGCTCAAGCACCTCGCGTTCGTCGAGGACTGGTGGTTCAACGTCACCCTGCTCGGCGACGAGCCGGCGCCACCGTGGGACACCGTCGACTGGGAGGCCGACGGCGACTGGGACTGGCACAGCGCGGCGCACGACACCCCCGACGGGCTGCGCACGCTGCTCGCCGGGGCGATCGCCCGGTCCGAGGAGATCCTCGGCGACCGGCCGGACCTCGAGCGGGTCGCCGTCCGGCACCGCCCCGGGCGCAGCCCGGTCACCCTGCGGTGGATCCTGGTGCACATGATCGAGGAGTACGCCCGCCACTGCGGCCACGCCGACCTGATCCGGGAGTCCGTCGACGGAGCGACCGACCTGTGA
- a CDS encoding MoxR family ATPase encodes MTSPHTVAPAAPAPPDLATLGQLRASGHVLKPLRAELRDNLLAKLAAGEDPWPGLHGFEDTVVPQLERALIAGHDVVLLGERGQGKTRLLRTLVGLMDEWTPVISGSELGEHPYEPITVQSKAAVAEHGEDLRVSWVHRSERYAEKLATPDTSVADLIGDVDPMKVAEGRSLGDPETIHFGLIPRSHRGIVAINELPDLAERIQVAMLNVMEERDIQIRGYVLRLPLDVLVVASANPEDYTNRGRIITPLKDRFGAEIRTHYPTELEAEVAVVRQEADLLDGLVEVPDFLVEILARFTRNLRESSSVDQRSGVSARFAIAGAETIAAAALRRATLHREEHAVARVVDLETAVDVLGGKIEFETGEEGREAEILTHLLRTAVAETVRGTFRGLDFALLVEAIEEGATVVTGEHVTGHDVLAGLPVLGESELYDEICERVLGPGGGENDGQRAAAIELALEGLFLARKIGKDTQSGERGTETVYG; translated from the coding sequence GTGACCTCTCCGCACACCGTCGCACCTGCCGCGCCCGCCCCACCCGACCTGGCCACCCTCGGCCAGCTCCGCGCCTCCGGCCACGTCCTCAAGCCGTTGCGCGCCGAGCTGCGCGACAACCTGCTCGCCAAGCTCGCCGCGGGCGAGGACCCGTGGCCGGGCCTGCACGGCTTCGAGGACACCGTCGTCCCACAGCTGGAACGGGCGTTGATCGCCGGCCACGACGTGGTGCTGCTCGGCGAGCGCGGGCAGGGCAAGACCCGGCTGCTGCGCACCCTGGTCGGGCTGATGGACGAGTGGACCCCGGTGATCTCCGGCTCCGAGCTCGGCGAGCACCCCTACGAGCCGATCACGGTGCAGTCCAAGGCCGCCGTCGCCGAGCACGGCGAGGACCTGCGCGTCTCCTGGGTGCACCGCTCCGAGCGGTACGCCGAGAAGCTGGCCACCCCCGACACCAGCGTCGCCGACCTGATCGGCGACGTCGACCCGATGAAGGTCGCCGAGGGACGCTCCCTCGGCGACCCGGAGACCATCCACTTCGGGCTGATCCCGCGGTCGCACCGCGGCATCGTGGCGATCAACGAGCTGCCCGACCTCGCCGAGCGGATCCAGGTCGCGATGCTCAACGTGATGGAGGAGCGCGACATCCAGATCCGCGGCTACGTCCTGCGGCTGCCGCTGGACGTGCTCGTGGTGGCCAGCGCCAACCCCGAGGACTACACCAACCGCGGCCGGATCATCACCCCGCTCAAGGACCGATTCGGGGCGGAGATCCGGACCCACTACCCGACCGAGCTCGAGGCCGAGGTCGCCGTGGTGCGCCAGGAGGCGGACCTCCTCGACGGGCTGGTCGAGGTGCCGGACTTCCTGGTCGAGATCCTGGCCCGGTTCACCCGCAACCTGCGGGAGTCCTCCTCGGTCGACCAGCGCTCGGGTGTCTCCGCCCGGTTCGCGATCGCCGGGGCGGAGACCATCGCCGCGGCCGCGCTGCGCCGGGCGACCCTGCACCGGGAGGAGCACGCGGTGGCCCGGGTGGTCGACCTGGAGACCGCGGTCGACGTGCTGGGCGGCAAGATCGAGTTCGAGACCGGCGAGGAGGGCAGGGAGGCGGAGATCCTGACCCACCTGCTGCGCACCGCGGTCGCCGAGACCGTGCGCGGCACCTTCCGGGGCCTGGACTTCGCGCTGCTGGTGGAGGCGATCGAGGAGGGCGCGACCGTGGTGACCGGGGAGCACGTGACCGGGCACGACGTGCTGGCCGGTCTGCCGGTCCTCGGCGAGTCCGAGCTCTACGACGAGATCTGCGAGCGGGTGCTGGGGCCCGGCGGTGGCGAGAACGACGGCCAGCGCGCGGCGGCGATCGAGCTCGCCCTCGAGGGACTCTTCCTGGCCCGCAAGATCGGCAAGGACACCCAGTCCGGCGAGCGCGGCACCGAGACGGTCTACGGGTGA
- a CDS encoding TSUP family transporter, whose amino-acid sequence MSDLSVEVVLLLALAALAAGFVDAVVGGGGLIQLPALLLGLPSASPVQVLATNKLASMCGTATSSVTYYRRIRPDPATFLPLMALALVGSFVGALGASHLPKEAFEPIVLVVLIVVGAYVLLRPDLGEETALRFSGHRHRFAAMAVGFVIGVYDGLLGPGTGSFFVFALVGLLGYDFLQASAKAKLANFATNLGALLLFIPTGAVLWDVGLMMGACNLIGGYLGARTAVARGSGFVRAFFIVVVSGFIIRIGGGLLGVW is encoded by the coding sequence GTGAGTGACCTCAGCGTCGAGGTGGTGCTGCTGCTGGCGCTGGCCGCCCTGGCGGCCGGCTTCGTCGACGCCGTGGTCGGTGGGGGCGGACTGATCCAGCTGCCGGCCCTGCTGCTGGGCCTGCCGAGCGCCAGCCCGGTCCAGGTGCTGGCCACCAACAAGCTCGCCTCGATGTGCGGCACGGCCACCAGCTCGGTGACCTACTACCGCCGGATCCGCCCGGACCCGGCGACGTTCCTGCCGCTGATGGCCCTGGCCCTGGTCGGCTCCTTCGTCGGCGCGCTGGGCGCCTCCCACCTGCCCAAGGAGGCGTTCGAGCCGATCGTCCTGGTCGTCCTGATCGTGGTCGGCGCCTACGTGCTGCTCCGGCCCGACCTGGGCGAGGAGACCGCGCTGCGCTTCTCCGGCCACCGGCACCGGTTCGCCGCGATGGCCGTCGGCTTCGTCATCGGCGTCTACGACGGCCTGCTCGGCCCCGGCACCGGCAGCTTCTTCGTGTTCGCGCTCGTCGGGCTGCTCGGCTACGACTTCCTCCAGGCCTCGGCCAAGGCCAAGCTGGCGAACTTCGCCACCAACCTCGGTGCGCTGCTGCTCTTCATCCCGACCGGTGCCGTCCTCTGGGACGTCGGACTGATGATGGGGGCGTGCAACCTGATCGGCGGCTACCTCGGCGCCCGCACCGCCGTCGCCCGCGGCAGCGGGTTCGTCCGGGCGTTCTTCATCGTGGTGGTCAGCGGCTTCATCATCAGGATCGGCGGCGGGCTGCTGGGGGTGTGGTGA
- a CDS encoding VOC family protein — protein MSSPTAPFWVSAFLDLAPDHHAEGLLFWSVLTGYPVSAPRGAGEEFATLLPAHGDAYLRAQRLGTGPGRIHLDLHVADPRAAADHAITLGAAEVVDHPQWHYVVMASPAGVPFCFVSHPATERPEATRWGGHTSRLDQVCLDVPPASYRTEVGFWSALTGWQTRASPVSEGFTSLVRPSGQPLRFLLQRLDGAGDVPGAHLDWATDDRAEEVARHRALGAEVVAEHPVWTVLRDPVGRVYCVTDRDPATGVLR, from the coding sequence GTGAGCTCACCGACCGCGCCGTTCTGGGTGTCCGCGTTCCTGGACCTCGCGCCCGACCACCACGCCGAGGGTCTCCTCTTCTGGTCCGTGCTCACCGGCTATCCGGTCTCCGCGCCGCGTGGCGCCGGCGAGGAGTTCGCCACGCTGCTCCCCGCCCACGGCGATGCCTACCTGCGGGCCCAGCGTCTCGGCACCGGACCGGGCCGGATCCACCTGGACCTGCACGTGGCCGACCCGCGCGCCGCCGCGGACCACGCGATCACGCTGGGGGCGGCCGAGGTGGTCGACCATCCGCAGTGGCACTACGTGGTGATGGCCAGCCCGGCGGGGGTGCCCTTCTGCTTCGTCAGCCACCCCGCGACCGAGCGTCCCGAGGCGACGCGGTGGGGAGGACACACCTCGCGGCTCGACCAGGTGTGCCTGGACGTGCCGCCGGCGTCGTACCGGACGGAGGTGGGGTTCTGGTCGGCGCTCACCGGGTGGCAGACCCGGGCCTCTCCGGTGTCGGAGGGGTTCACGTCGCTGGTGCGACCGTCCGGGCAGCCGCTCCGCTTCCTGCTGCAACGGCTGGACGGAGCCGGCGACGTCCCCGGTGCACACCTGGACTGGGCCACCGACGACCGTGCCGAGGAGGTCGCCCGGCACCGGGCGCTCGGCGCCGAGGTGGTCGCCGAGCACCCGGTCTGGACGGTGCTGCGGGACCCGGTCGGCCGGGTCTACTGCGTCACCGACCGCGACCCGGCGACCGGAGTGCTGCGATGA
- a CDS encoding alpha/beta hydrolase, producing the protein MTGVGLPAPVGPFAELRSTPARAAALAHELRAVAVGVEDVQAWAAGSGAPSWTGRTRDAHDHARTRFGRRLDRAEAALERAVVATDRFADRLRRLAIARTTLERERTDLNEQIRQLRAELRAAAVADAHLQQRARGVEQRASALRGAIGEWAAEADDAEADVVAALSGVDTVTEGLAAAEDPRRVDVTASVRRLTDLAGDPVAVAAWWAALTRAQRQGLITERPDLVGRTGGVPVRARDEANRAAVRHDLDRLGRRDPDRLSETERQRLENARRVHEAIESLGGKVDPVTGEELLRVIGYGPADHDGDGGVVVGLGNPDTADHVAVTVPGLTTETDSLPGQLDHLEDLYDAAVDHDRGSVACVYWADYDAPSGPTTDPLDYLGVATDARAEQGGERLSDFLDGLAGSDRGDPSHLTAIGHSYGSTTLGHALQDGVDVDDAVLLGSPGVPSGTAAGLTGAEVWVGSMDNDPVTLLGEHDGGGVGALGRDPASDDFGAQRFATGDGSPRFEDLLDNHGAYFEDDALANISRVVVDDDAAVSLQPRRGDPGGAYLPSSCCWRGRRATGSPGGCWSAARTCSTRCGDSHRFPPTPGTTGCATGSTRTGSTRKDGAVMAGE; encoded by the coding sequence GTGACCGGGGTGGGCCTGCCGGCCCCGGTCGGCCCCTTCGCCGAGCTGCGCTCGACCCCGGCGCGCGCCGCCGCCCTCGCCCACGAGCTGCGTGCGGTCGCGGTCGGGGTCGAGGACGTCCAGGCGTGGGCCGCGGGCAGCGGCGCACCGAGCTGGACGGGGCGGACCCGGGACGCCCACGACCACGCCCGCACCCGGTTCGGCCGGCGGCTGGACCGCGCCGAGGCGGCGCTGGAGCGAGCGGTGGTCGCCACCGACCGGTTCGCCGACCGGCTGCGCCGGCTGGCGATCGCCCGGACCACCCTGGAACGTGAGCGGACCGACCTGAACGAGCAGATCCGACAGCTCCGCGCCGAGCTCCGCGCGGCGGCCGTCGCCGATGCCCACCTGCAGCAGCGGGCCCGAGGTGTCGAGCAGCGCGCCAGCGCGCTGCGCGGGGCCATCGGCGAGTGGGCAGCGGAGGCCGACGACGCCGAGGCCGACGTCGTGGCCGCCCTCAGCGGCGTCGACACGGTCACCGAGGGCCTCGCCGCGGCCGAGGATCCCCGACGGGTCGACGTGACCGCGTCGGTGCGCCGGTTGACCGATCTGGCCGGGGACCCGGTCGCGGTCGCCGCCTGGTGGGCCGCGCTGACCCGGGCCCAGCGGCAGGGCCTGATCACCGAGCGTCCCGACCTGGTCGGCCGCACCGGGGGCGTGCCGGTCCGGGCACGTGACGAGGCCAACCGGGCCGCGGTCCGTCACGATCTGGATCGACTCGGCCGCCGCGATCCCGACCGGCTGAGCGAGACCGAGCGGCAGCGCCTGGAGAACGCACGGCGGGTCCACGAGGCGATCGAGAGCCTCGGGGGCAAGGTCGATCCGGTGACCGGGGAGGAGCTGCTCCGGGTGATCGGCTACGGGCCAGCCGACCACGACGGCGACGGCGGCGTCGTGGTCGGTCTCGGCAATCCGGACACGGCCGACCACGTGGCGGTCACCGTGCCGGGCCTGACCACCGAGACCGACAGCCTGCCGGGCCAGCTCGACCACCTCGAGGACCTCTACGACGCCGCGGTCGACCACGACCGCGGCTCGGTGGCGTGCGTCTACTGGGCCGACTACGACGCGCCGAGCGGACCGACCACGGACCCGCTGGACTACCTCGGCGTCGCGACCGACGCCAGGGCCGAGCAGGGCGGGGAGCGACTCAGCGACTTCCTCGACGGGCTCGCCGGCTCGGACCGCGGCGACCCGTCCCACCTGACCGCCATCGGTCACAGCTATGGCTCGACCACGCTCGGTCACGCACTCCAGGACGGCGTCGACGTGGACGACGCCGTCCTGCTCGGCAGCCCGGGCGTGCCGTCCGGCACGGCGGCCGGGCTGACCGGGGCCGAGGTGTGGGTGGGCAGCATGGACAACGATCCGGTCACCCTCCTCGGTGAGCACGACGGCGGTGGGGTCGGAGCGCTCGGCCGCGACCCCGCCAGCGACGACTTCGGCGCGCAGCGCTTCGCCACCGGTGACGGCTCGCCCCGCTTCGAGGACCTGCTGGACAACCACGGCGCCTACTTCGAGGATGATGCGCTCGCCAACATCTCCCGCGTCGTGGTGGACGACGACGCCGCGGTGTCCTTGCAACCGCGACGTGGCGACCCCGGCGGGGCCTACCTCCCCTCGAGCTGCTGCTGGCGAGGTCGGCGCGCGACGGGGTCGCCGGGTGGTTGCTGGAGCGCGGCGCGGACCTGCTCGACGCGGTGCGGTGACTCCCACCGATTCCCACCGACTCCCGGCACCACCGGCTGCGCGACCGGTTCGACCCGGACCGGGTCGACCAGGAAGGATGGCGCCGTGATGGCGGGTGAGTGA